Part of the Prunus dulcis chromosome 8, ALMONDv2, whole genome shotgun sequence genome is shown below.
CAAGGGCAAGTTTGGCATCACCTATGCCACCAATTTGGTCGAGACCTTGACCGAATTCCTTGACTACGTCATGGTCCAAGCCGCCGCCATGAAACTCTCGCCGGAGTTCTCCAGCTCCACCTATAATTTTCGCGCCAAGACTGTCATTGAAGACTCTGAAGTTGTGCCCTGTATCAGGTAATCAaacacttctctctctctctctctggcatttttctttgggggttttaatttccaatttatgtgtttttttttttttgggtagaaATTACATGAGCTATTAGTTAGTGGTGTGCTTAGAATGAAAAGTAGGGAATTAAAGGGATTTGTTTGTCCACAACTGGGTTTAATTGAGTGTCATTGTATAGGTGGTTGAAGCACAATTCACTCTCATATCCCCAAATTGGGAAGCTCATTTGCTTGTCAAAGGGAGACATCGGCTCAATTAGACGACTTGCTCTGTGGTTGAAGTCAATTCATGTTAAGGGGAGATTTATTGGGGTGGCACTTGTGAAGGCGGGAGATCATTTTTTGGAGCGCAGCAATGAAGAATTGGATGAGATTGTTGAGTATTTAGAGAGTAATGGGGTTAGGAGGGATTGGATGGGCTGTGTCATGAGCCGATGTCCGCAACTCTTGTCCTACAGTTTAGAAGAAGTGAAAACTCGTGCCGGGTTTTACTTGGATATGGGTATCAATGACAAGGATTTTGGCACCATGGTCTTTGATTATCCCCGGGTACTTGGCTACTATACTCTGGATGAGATGAACCAAAAGGTAGCTGAGTGCTTCTGCAGATTATTGATTCATTgaaatcatatatattaggGTTTGATTCAGGAGAATGTGGAGTTTAATACTTACTGATTTGGGTGtattaacatatatataaaacttattgattttcataaaataatatttaaaaaaacttactGATTTGCATATGCATGTAGTGAGATGCTGCTCTTGTTTATCCAGGTTGACTATTTGAAGGAATTTGGTCTTAGTGCCGAGGATGTTGGAAAATTGCTAGCATTTAGGCCACAGCTGATGGGTTGTAGCATTGAGGAAAGATGGAAGCCTCTAGTTAAGTATTTGTATTACCATGGCATAACTCGGGATGGTATGAGGAGAATGCTTATCATAAAACCGATGGTTTTCTGTGTTGATTTGGACAAAACCATTGTGCCAAAGGTATGCATACTTCATGCCTTAAACTTTGGTTATCTGAATCCTTCTttccatttggttaccttccATCTCATCCTGTTTTAGGTATCCTTGTTCTCATAATTATTCATGTATTATGTGCATAATTGGTTTATGCTAAATAGGCAAACTACATGTTTGATGATTTTGGCACTTATTTTCCATCATGCAGGTAAAGTTTTTTCAGGACATAGGCATTCACAATGATGCGATAGGCAAAATGCTTGTAAAGTTTCCTCCATTGCTAACATACAGCCTCTACAAGAAAATCCGGCCTGTggtatgtttttttcttttcaaattctgTTATTGTTTCCTATCATTCCCTAAGGTTATACGGTTATTTGTATGAACAGATCCCACCCACCCAGCCCACCTTTCCGAAACACACACCATCCGTGCACATGCATCCACACAATTATGTATATCGTTCTGTACCGCAAAATCTATGTAACAATAGATTTCTAGAAGTTAAACATGGAAATATGTCCTTTTTCATATTGTAGTAAGCTGATTAAAGTGAGGTGGAGTTTTAGGTTCAATCTGTTTGGTGCATGGGTTAATTTTAGTTTCGAAgccctaaaaataaatagattagAATATCAGGTCATTTGAttgaatgaatgaaaataaCATTCTGAGTTTAATAAATAGGCatagtaaattatttttagtgACAGACTAAATGAAATCTGATAacttatttgattttgtattAGTTTTGCTTGTATGTAACTGGTAATTGTTTAATTGCTTCATTGATTGAGGTGGACTTGAGAAAAGCCCAAAAATTGTTACAGATAGTACTCATGAAATAGTTAGAAGTTAGTATCATTAAAACAGACAGCTGTACTGAGCACTTTTGCATTTATGTAGGTCCTACAtgataaaaatttaatatcCAGGTTCAGTTTTTAATCAAAAGGAGTAACCTTTAGCATTCCCCTTTGGTAACATGTTACTTGAATATCATACAGGTCATATTCTTGATGACCAAAGCTGGAGTTAGTGAGAGGGATATTGGAAAGGTAATAGCTTTGGGACCAGAGCTCTTGGGATGCAGCATTGTGAATAAGCTTGAGGTTAATGTGAAATATTTTCTATCCCTTGGCATACATCTTAGAGTTTTGGGTGAGATGATTGCTGATTTTCCCATGCTGCTCCGGTACAATATAGATGTTCTCCGTCCAAAGTACCGTTACTTGAGGAGAACTATGGTCCGCCCTTTGCAAGATCTCATTGAGTTTCCAAGGTGAAAGCATCACGACAGAAATTCAAGCTTTGGGAATTCAAATTCAACCTTACCTTGTCAATTTGTGCTTATTCATTTGTGTAAtaatttatcttctttcttctctacTATTGGATTTGACCATGATGAAATCGTGTCCAGGTTTTTCAGCTACTCCCTTGAGGGCAGAATTATTCCAAGGTACAAGGTTCTGATAGAGAATTGCATTAATTTAAAACTACGCTACATGCTGGCTAGCACAGATGAAGAGTTTGAGGAGAGGGTCAAGGTTATAGTGGAAAGGCGCAAAAGATTTGAATCTGGTGTCATGAGTGAGGATGTTTCTAATTCCCAAACAGGTGATGACGATGAATTTCCTGTGAAGGGAGCTATGCTTGATGAAAGTGAAAGTGAGGTAGAATTAACTATGTTTGATGACGGTGAAAGTGAGGCAGAATCAACTATGCTTGATGACAGTGATAGTGAGGCAGAATTATAATTACTCTGCTTGTCGCGGTAGGTGTACCACACTAAGAAGAACAATGCTCCGACTTACCAGTCACAATCTCTTGACTTACAAAACTGAACTTAAGTTATAGTCAAGCTGTCAAAAGAGGAAGATATTTGTTGCTTAGGAAATCCATGACTGCCGTCTCCAAAGAATGGTCCAGACAGTGAAGAGTATGAACCATGAAGAGAGATGATGCCCTTAGGTATGAAGCCTATGCTTGATGTTCTCtttatgatatatatttttcttttgcaagTGCTTTATATGTTATTGAACCCTGCTCATCCGTTGTCAAAAATGATGTAACAGTTGGTCATTTAGTTCATAGATGTATGGCGTTAGTGAATCCGCTGCATGATGTAGAAGAAAGCAGAATAAACAATGAACCACCTTTCCCTCCACTATTCTGTTGCCCGAGAAGTGCAGGGCGTTCGTTTTGGTGGCCATTGCTGTTGGGTGTTGGCAAGTTTGCTTCTCATGCAGTACTTGGCGAAGTTACTGTTGTATAGCTcaagaaatctgttttaaTTTGTAGTATTCTCTTAGACTTGTCCAAAGCCAGAAATGTAGGTAGTAGACTAGCTTGTTAGAATTCATAGATTCTCTACACTTGTAAAGGTATACATTGTATGTACTGGGGCCTTTATTGccccctttttatttatttattattaatacaTTTGGTATACGTCAATTTAAATCTCTGGTTAAAGCATGCACATGTAAAGGATTCGAGCTTGAGGCTGGCAAAGGCTGTGAAATTACGAAATTAGATGACAATCGGTAGATACTTTGCTGCTGGAGAAATTCTTGTATACAATCTCTCTAGAAAAACTGGTTCCACGCTAGGCATGCAAGAGATTCAATGTGAAAAATGAATTGTAtgcaagatttttttttcattaaccTTCAGCAATGGTAAAGATTCGTTGAACCCAAGTTTTGAGCCAGGCAATTGCAGCATGAAGTACGGTGAGAAAAACTTCTAAAGGGGGGAACCAGTAAAAACTTCTGAAGGCAATTGCAACGAAACTGAAACCAGTGAAAAGGCCAAACTAGAAACAGAATGACCTTAGTGCTATAAAGCCATAATCCAGGTAAAAGTGAGATGAACATTCCTTCGCCTAAGATCCGGAGTTTCTGATTTACAGAAACCTGTTGACTTTTGGCATAACAAAGCTTTTGTTATTGTAATCATCAACCCGGGAAAAGGTTTGAACTTAAAAAAGATCTAAAACAAACTTACAAGGTCGTATGACATTGTCTACAACTAAGTGGTTGCAACATCTGCATAGACAGGGTGAAGCATGTGACCTTCCTTGGGCACGACATGCACCCACTTGCGTCCACTGAGCTTGTGGTGTTCAAATTTTACACAGCCTTCTTTCAGAGCAAAAAGGGTGTGATCCTTCCCTAAGCCAACATAATTTCCAGGATGAAATCGGGTGCCCCTCTGGCGAACAATGATGTTTCCAGGTATCACTCTCTGCAGCATAAACAGAATAACCTCAGTCATCTCAACGAAAGAATTCAACAAGCATTGGTGAAtcctccaatttttttttttttttttttctttaagtaCGCATCAGCCTCTCACCTCTCCACCAAATTTCTTCACTCCAAGAAACTTAGGATTTGAGTCTCGGCCATTCTTTGTGGATCCAGCAGATTTTTTAGTAGCCCAGCGCCTAAATGTCAAACTCAATCCTTCTGCCGTGACATCTAAAATTAGCATATTTAGTAAAACATCAGAACTTAGAAGCAGCAACACAACAGACTCATGTTACAGTTAAAATAGCACAACCCATTTGCTGATATGAAACTCGTACCAGAAGCTCTGCTGTACACAGGAGTATTCGAAACCAGGTGCTTGACACCCAATCTACAGCATATTGATGCTGCAAGATTCATTGTGTTTTCTATATGATGAGAAAAACCTAAAAGAAAATCACCACATCAAACTCATGCTTTGAAAACCAAATTAGTTCAGTTCACCAGTGAGAACCATCAACTAAAATCTATTTATGCATAAATTGCACATGGAGATATAGGATGggttaaattaaatttctaaaatgaaattcaaagttaacaaaaataaaacaacgcaGATCAAACTAAACAAGAAGTTAATGCTTTCCCAGCATGAAAAGAATCGAACCCAATTGTTTTACCtccaacaaaaatttaaagtgCCCAACAGACAACCAATGAAAACCAGTCAAAGATGGAGATACATTTATCTAATTACCATGTTTAACATCATTCAGAGATCATGGATTCGAAAGGGGAAAATCAAAGTTACAGAGAATGTCACAGACAAACAATGCCCAGAAACCAAAACACGATAAAATTGCAAAAACTTAATCAAAGAATAagactttatattattatgtGAGAAGTGAAACCTGGTTGTTGGAGTGCCAAGCTAGGCTTCGTCGTGAGCGAGCTTAGATGCGACGATGAGTAAGGAAACGAAGACACAGAGAGTGAGAGCTGAAATCAAATGGGGTAGGGTTTGGGTTAGGTTTGGGATTATGGCCTATCGGGCGGGCCTGGATTGGGTCCATTTAactttcatcttttttttttttttttaatttatgaattttcaaattttaaaggATTACTTCAAATACGTTCTTTATTTAATCCACACGACATGCCACATTAGAACAGCAAAGACCAACTGATATACAAGAGTTAACACTGGAGGACCataaataactaaaaaaataagcaAATGATCAAAGCTAATAGTTTCGTTgaaaacttttttcttttgtcaattatatatatatatatatatattaaaattcgGGTTTTATTTCAAAACGTCCATgatatatagaaaatttttAGCTAGTCATTTGTTTTTGTCAGGGATCGTTCTTCACATGAAACCCTTATAATGTATTTGTATTcttttgtattgtttaatGTTTGTTGAGCAAATCCAAATCATTACAATGGAGTTCGAAATTTCAATAAAGGATTCAATACAGTAATATCAATCTTCGTCTCACCCGTGAGTCATTACATCACCGCAAACGAATTTGAAACAAAAGGTAAACCTGATCTAGctgttttcatttgatttatcAAACAAGTTTCCCTGCCATACTTTCTAATGAAGAAATGCGTACATTTTGTATTCGAAATGAGCAAAAT
Proteins encoded:
- the LOC117637667 gene encoding transcription termination factor MTERF2, chloroplastic, producing the protein MVLSSPLTPLPFHPHIHLHQNAHSITKFNTFSCLHGTPQPHHHDPQDLSLRNHNSKSTALLLQRLSHLPNPNPSHLRQHPDPQPSGHKAKLLERSLLRKRTPQFPGSISLDSSSLTPLDDEDDEHRMIMRALDIRRKVTAEIFKEFMRTKGKFGITYATNLVETLTEFLDYVMVQAAAMKLSPEFSSSTYNFRAKTVIEDSEVVPCIRWLKHNSLSYPQIGKLICLSKGDIGSIRRLALWLKSIHVKGRFIGVALVKAGDHFLERSNEELDEIVEYLESNGVRRDWMGCVMSRCPQLLSYSLEEVKTRAGFYLDMGINDKDFGTMVFDYPRVLGYYTLDEMNQKVDYLKEFGLSAEDVGKLLAFRPQLMGCSIEERWKPLVKYLYYHGITRDGMRRMLIIKPMVFCVDLDKTIVPKVKFFQDIGIHNDAIGKMLVKFPPLLTYSLYKKIRPVVIFLMTKAGVSERDIGKVIALGPELLGCSIVNKLEVNVKYFLSLGIHLRVLGEMIADFPMLLRYNIDVLRPKYRYLRRTMVRPLQDLIEFPRFFSYSLEGRIIPRYKVLIENCINLKLRYMLASTDEEFEERVKVIVERRKRFESGVMSEDVSNSQTGDDDEFPVKGAMLDESESEVELTMFDDGESEAESTMLDDSDSEAEL
- the LOC117637668 gene encoding 50S ribosomal protein L27-like, translating into MNLAASICCRLGVKHLVSNTPVYSRASDVTAEGLSLTFRRWATKKSAGSTKNGRDSNPKFLGVKKFGGERVIPGNIIVRQRGTRFHPGNYVGLGKDHTLFALKEGCVKFEHHKLSGRKWVHVVPKEGHMLHPVYADVATT